In Candidatus Zixiibacteriota bacterium, a single window of DNA contains:
- a CDS encoding von Willebrand factor type A domain-containing protein, protein MLRNKLLPCLLAVVLMVGSTVIINAVGTGQIKGTITDKETGEGIIGASVMVIGTHFGAMTDPEGKYVIRRLQPGIYTLKVAHLDFNIVEVTQIEVKPNMTIEVSAKLEKKLTTIGQTITVRAEDDLISKLETSDRVTIIKEKITTPRPVTSVDELLAQVAGVVTNKDGEIFIRGSRSGEVANIAKGDPTGDPAGGQADRRESVAEAEQGSQVGLNLCAPVTPQSTTTQKLIRTPRGPQQPTPQPRCGTGYYPPGHDESDYLDGPPFDAMFFQNYGTNSFVNTDSDPLSTFAIDVDDASYTLTRSYLERGHLPPSDAVRVEEFVNRFEYDYHQPKTGEAFSIQMEGAPSRFGDDCRMLRIGIGGREFDEESRKPANLVFVIDVSGSMGRENRLSMVKHSLELLVNQLTWGDRVGIVTYGSTGNAVLQPTIVRHRKQIINQIQMLFPGGSTYAEQGIRLGYQMANGMFDPKRTNRVILCSDGVANVGQTGPDELVKMIKRCADQGITLTTVGFGMGNYNDVLMEKLADNGNGQYAYIDDMDEARRLFVDKLSGTLQVIARDVKIQVDFNPEVVSSYRLLGYENRDVADHKFRDNREDGGEIGAGHQVTALYEVNLITHRRAVDLGSVYIRYKNPQMDEVTEVRTPIRYNVFHKQFKNASDDFKLAAASAEFSEILRESYWARGSSLSSVRAVLDEIDGNDKQIAELKNLIDMARRHGDILAER, encoded by the coding sequence ATGCTCCGCAACAAACTGCTCCCGTGTCTGCTGGCGGTCGTCCTGATGGTCGGCTCGACAGTCATTATCAATGCCGTCGGAACCGGCCAGATCAAAGGAACCATCACCGACAAAGAAACCGGCGAAGGTATAATCGGCGCCTCGGTTATGGTCATCGGCACCCACTTCGGCGCTATGACCGATCCTGAGGGCAAGTATGTCATTCGACGGCTGCAGCCGGGGATTTATACCCTGAAAGTAGCTCACCTGGATTTCAACATTGTGGAAGTCACCCAGATCGAAGTAAAACCCAATATGACCATCGAAGTATCTGCTAAGCTTGAAAAGAAACTGACCACCATTGGCCAGACGATCACTGTCAGGGCTGAGGACGACCTCATTTCCAAGCTTGAAACTTCCGATCGAGTGACTATCATTAAAGAGAAGATCACGACACCACGACCGGTAACATCTGTTGATGAGTTACTTGCCCAGGTTGCCGGCGTCGTTACCAACAAAGACGGCGAGATTTTCATTCGCGGCAGTCGGTCCGGCGAGGTTGCAAACATAGCCAAAGGTGATCCCACCGGCGATCCAGCCGGCGGCCAGGCCGACCGCAGGGAATCTGTTGCTGAAGCCGAGCAAGGCAGCCAGGTCGGACTTAATTTGTGTGCCCCCGTAACACCTCAGTCAACGACAACGCAGAAGCTTATCCGCACGCCCCGCGGACCGCAGCAACCGACCCCGCAGCCCCGTTGCGGCACCGGTTACTATCCTCCGGGCCACGACGAGTCCGACTACCTCGATGGACCGCCATTTGACGCCATGTTCTTTCAAAACTACGGCACCAATTCTTTTGTAAACACCGATAGCGACCCTCTCTCCACTTTCGCCATCGATGTCGACGATGCATCATACACCCTTACCCGCAGCTACTTGGAACGTGGTCATCTCCCGCCGAGCGATGCCGTGCGCGTGGAGGAATTTGTCAACCGTTTCGAGTACGACTATCATCAGCCGAAAACCGGCGAGGCTTTCTCCATTCAGATGGAGGGCGCCCCTTCGCGGTTCGGTGACGATTGCCGTATGCTCAGGATCGGCATTGGCGGGCGTGAGTTCGACGAAGAAAGCCGCAAACCGGCCAACCTGGTGTTTGTGATAGATGTCTCGGGATCGATGGGTCGTGAAAACCGTCTGTCAATGGTGAAACATTCGCTGGAACTACTGGTTAACCAACTGACGTGGGGTGATCGGGTTGGTATCGTCACCTACGGTTCAACCGGCAATGCAGTTTTGCAGCCGACGATTGTCCGCCATCGCAAACAGATCATCAACCAAATCCAAATGCTTTTCCCGGGCGGATCGACCTACGCCGAGCAAGGTATTCGTCTCGGCTATCAAATGGCCAATGGCATGTTCGATCCAAAACGTACCAACCGGGTTATTCTCTGCTCCGACGGTGTGGCCAATGTCGGTCAGACCGGTCCCGATGAGTTGGTCAAGATGATCAAACGTTGCGCCGACCAAGGCATCACTCTGACTACGGTTGGTTTCGGCATGGGCAACTACAACGACGTGCTCATGGAAAAGTTGGCCGATAACGGCAACGGTCAGTATGCCTACATCGATGACATGGACGAGGCGAGGCGTCTGTTTGTCGACAAACTGTCCGGCACTCTTCAGGTGATCGCGCGCGATGTCAAGATCCAGGTCGATTTCAATCCGGAGGTGGTGAGCAGTTATCGGTTGCTCGGTTATGAGAACCGCGATGTGGCCGATCACAAGTTCCGCGACAATCGCGAGGACGGCGGCGAGATCGGGGCCGGTCACCAGGTGACGGCGCTATACGAAGTGAATCTCATAACACACCGACGAGCGGTGGACCTGGGCAGTGTGTACATTCGTTACAAAAACCCGCAGATGGATGAAGTGACCGAAGTTCGCACGCCGATCCGGTACAATGTTTTTCACAAGCAGTTCAAAAACGCCTCGGACGATTTCAAACTGGCCGCGGCATCGGCGGAGTTTTCCGAAATCCTGCGCGAGTCGTATTGGGCGCGTGGTTCCAGCTTGTCGTCGGTCCGTGCGGTATTGGACGAAATAGATGGCAACGACAAACAGATTGCAGAACTGAAAAACCTCATCGACATGGCTCGACGGCATGGCGACATCCTGGCCGAAAGGTAA
- a CDS encoding helix-hairpin-helix domain-containing protein has protein sequence MIDYDLAGAYIGRMIEQRKLIDLVSVGPATLSDFDDLGITEVEHLLDKNARELYEQMQKIKGQRLDPCCEDVFRAAIEQARDPNLAPEKRVWHYWSKVRKGDM, from the coding sequence GTGATAGACTACGATCTTGCCGGCGCCTATATTGGGCGGATGATTGAACAACGAAAACTTATCGACTTGGTTTCGGTGGGACCGGCCACGCTGAGTGACTTTGACGATCTTGGAATCACGGAAGTTGAGCATCTGCTTGACAAGAATGCCCGCGAATTGTACGAGCAGATGCAAAAGATCAAGGGGCAAAGACTTGACCCCTGCTGCGAGGACGTTTTTCGGGCGGCTATTGAGCAAGCCAGAGACCCCAACTTGGCCCCTGAAAAACGGGTGTGGCATTATTGGTCCAAGGTGCGCAAGGGTGACATGTAA
- a CDS encoding ABC transporter ATP-binding protein — protein MIRTADLVKRYRTEEVETTALDSVNISVESGEFVAIMGPSGCGKSTLLNILGMLDNPSGGEYYFLDQPVANHSERERAGLRKRNIGFVFQSFNLIDELTVFENIELPLLYLGESSASRKERVEETLAQMNITPRRNHFPQQLSGGQQQRVAVARAVVAQPKLILADEPTGNLDSSHGDEVMSLLTELNEQGTTVVMVTHSPAYGDYAGRVIHLFDGQVATENIVRSAHV, from the coding sequence ATGATTAGAACCGCCGATTTGGTAAAACGCTATCGCACCGAGGAGGTCGAGACGACCGCTCTGGACAGTGTCAACATCAGTGTCGAGAGCGGCGAGTTTGTGGCCATCATGGGTCCATCGGGCTGCGGCAAGTCGACACTTTTGAATATCCTCGGAATGTTGGACAATCCCTCAGGTGGTGAGTATTACTTTCTCGATCAACCTGTTGCCAACCATTCCGAACGAGAGCGGGCCGGCTTGCGCAAGCGAAATATCGGATTTGTCTTTCAGAGTTTCAACCTGATCGATGAGTTGACCGTTTTTGAGAACATCGAGCTGCCTCTGCTCTATCTGGGCGAATCCAGCGCCAGTCGCAAAGAGCGGGTGGAGGAAACGCTGGCCCAAATGAATATCACGCCGCGCCGAAATCACTTTCCGCAACAGCTATCGGGCGGCCAACAGCAACGCGTGGCGGTGGCACGGGCTGTGGTGGCCCAACCCAAATTGATTTTGGCCGATGAACCGACCGGTAATCTGGACTCCTCCCATGGCGATGAAGTGATGAGTCTGCTCACCGAGCTGAATGAACAGGGCACAACCGTGGTCATGGTGACTCACTCGCCTGCCTACGGTGACTATGCCGGTCGTGTTATTCACTTGTTCGACGGACAGGTGGCGACAGAAAACATTGTGAGGAGCGCCCATGTATAG
- a CDS encoding ABC transporter permease, translating into MYRNYLKIALRSMKKHKGYSLTNIAGLAVGMTCCVLIMLWVHAELSFDQFNENGQNIYRIYHHLTLGGADRRTPSAGAPWGPALVEQVPEVLNAARIRPGNRSSVTFEDKQFFEEDFFYADNSLLDLFTFPISIGDKKTVLSTANSVVLTEETAHKYFGDQNPVGLVLRFDDQFDYTVTGVMADMPDNSHLQFDFLISFETLYAQDSRPHEHWGAMGNPTYLLLADGADPRQVEAQAAGIIDENLGETLKQVGATLTLLLQPLAEIHLYSDFGSDTAQTGAITYVYLFSAIAVFILLIACINFVNLSTARSAGRAREIGMRKAFGAARSRLVGQFLGESLLYSFLAVVLTIAVVPIALPLFNSLAQRNLVFDMTQPIWMIPALVGLAILVGLVAGSYPALFLSSFRPVKVLKGTLTAGASNSKFRRILVVSQFTISVILIIGTITIFGQVEYMKNRALGFNKEHVVIFPNPSDTEQVSMESLRAEFAKVPGVVAIAASQGTPGNGYSMTNFHPEGYAEDEQELMANINVDHNFLSTLGMELAAGRDFSADLTTDSGSSCLINEAAVRRFGWENPIGKTIQQRVHNDSGIAFVDRTVVGVVKDFHFESLRAEIVPLYIGNLQDGLETFSARIAGGDISEIVGRLEDKFKELAPSRAFDYFFLDESFDLQYQMEEQLGKIALTFCLLAVFIGCLGLLGLSSYTAEQRTKEIGIRKVLGASVAGIIRLLSQEFLVLVVLANVVGAPVAYYVMDGWLAEFAYRISVDWRIFAASGLTALLIALLAVSLQAIRAARSNPVKAIKYE; encoded by the coding sequence ATGTATAGAAACTATCTCAAAATAGCGTTGCGCAGCATGAAAAAACACAAGGGCTACTCCCTGACCAATATTGCCGGGCTGGCTGTCGGTATGACTTGCTGTGTGTTGATCATGTTGTGGGTTCACGCGGAATTGAGTTTCGATCAGTTCAACGAGAACGGCCAAAACATCTATCGTATCTACCACCATCTGACCCTCGGCGGCGCTGATCGACGCACTCCATCGGCGGGAGCACCGTGGGGCCCGGCCCTGGTGGAACAGGTTCCCGAAGTACTCAACGCAGCCAGAATCAGACCCGGCAACCGGTCTTCTGTGACCTTTGAGGATAAGCAATTCTTCGAGGAGGACTTTTTCTACGCCGACAATTCGCTGCTGGATCTGTTTACATTTCCCATAAGCATCGGTGACAAAAAAACTGTTCTATCGACGGCCAACAGTGTCGTGCTGACTGAGGAAACCGCGCACAAGTACTTCGGCGACCAGAATCCGGTTGGTCTGGTGCTTCGGTTTGACGACCAGTTCGATTATACTGTTACCGGTGTCATGGCCGACATGCCCGACAACTCGCACCTCCAGTTTGATTTTCTGATCTCATTTGAGACCCTTTACGCTCAAGATAGTCGCCCCCACGAACATTGGGGCGCCATGGGCAACCCTACTTACCTGTTGCTGGCCGACGGCGCCGACCCTCGACAAGTCGAGGCCCAGGCAGCCGGGATCATCGATGAAAACCTGGGCGAGACACTCAAACAGGTAGGCGCCACCCTTACCTTGCTCCTTCAGCCGCTGGCCGAGATCCATCTGTACTCAGATTTCGGCAGCGACACCGCCCAGACCGGCGCCATAACCTACGTCTATCTATTCTCCGCGATCGCCGTTTTCATATTGCTGATTGCGTGCATCAACTTCGTGAATCTTTCCACCGCTCGTTCAGCCGGGCGGGCCAGGGAGATAGGCATGCGCAAAGCGTTCGGCGCAGCGCGTAGCCGACTGGTCGGCCAGTTTCTGGGAGAATCGTTGCTTTACAGCTTCCTTGCTGTTGTACTCACTATTGCTGTGGTGCCGATAGCACTGCCTCTGTTTAATTCACTCGCCCAACGCAACCTTGTTTTCGATATGACCCAACCGATATGGATGATTCCGGCACTGGTCGGGCTGGCCATCCTGGTCGGACTGGTAGCCGGCAGCTACCCGGCATTGTTCCTGTCATCGTTCAGACCGGTCAAAGTCCTGAAAGGCACTCTGACCGCAGGTGCATCGAACTCGAAATTCCGACGCATCCTGGTGGTATCTCAGTTTACCATATCAGTCATACTGATAATCGGAACCATCACCATCTTCGGCCAGGTGGAGTACATGAAAAACAGGGCGCTCGGTTTTAACAAAGAGCACGTTGTGATCTTCCCCAACCCGAGTGACACCGAACAAGTTTCGATGGAGTCGTTGAGAGCCGAATTCGCAAAAGTTCCCGGCGTCGTCGCAATCGCAGCATCACAAGGCACCCCCGGCAACGGCTACAGCATGACCAACTTCCACCCGGAAGGGTACGCCGAGGATGAGCAGGAGTTGATGGCAAATATCAACGTCGACCACAATTTCTTATCCACACTCGGCATGGAGTTGGCCGCCGGACGAGATTTCTCCGCCGACCTGACCACAGACAGCGGTTCCTCTTGTCTTATCAACGAAGCTGCCGTCCGTCGATTCGGCTGGGAGAATCCAATCGGCAAAACTATCCAGCAGAGGGTCCATAACGATTCGGGAATCGCTTTTGTAGATCGCACCGTTGTCGGCGTGGTGAAAGACTTCCACTTCGAATCTCTGCGCGCCGAGATCGTGCCGTTGTACATCGGGAATCTACAGGATGGTTTAGAGACTTTCTCGGCCCGGATAGCCGGGGGGGACATCAGCGAGATTGTTGGTCGATTGGAGGACAAATTCAAGGAGTTGGCGCCAAGCCGGGCCTTTGACTATTTCTTCCTCGATGAGTCTTTCGACCTCCAGTATCAAATGGAAGAACAGCTTGGCAAGATCGCCCTGACCTTCTGTTTGCTGGCTGTCTTTATCGGTTGCCTGGGACTGTTGGGTTTATCGTCCTACACGGCTGAGCAACGCACCAAGGAGATAGGTATCCGCAAAGTACTGGGCGCTTCGGTCGCCGGCATCATCAGACTTCTTTCGCAGGAGTTTCTGGTGCTGGTGGTTCTGGCCAATGTCGTCGGTGCACCGGTGGCTTACTATGTGATGGATGGCTGGCTGGCCGAGTTTGCTTATCGCATCTCAGTCGACTGGCGCATCTTTGCCGCTTCCGGACTCACGGCGTTGTTGATAGCTCTCTTGGCGGTAAGTCTCCAGGCCATCCGAGCGGCCCGGTCGAATCCGGTAAAGGCGATAAAGTACGAATAG